Proteins from a genomic interval of Pararge aegeria chromosome 26, ilParAegt1.1, whole genome shotgun sequence:
- the LOC120635094 gene encoding UDP-glucosyltransferase 2-like — translation MKTAIILLAFISAAYGYKILCVQNVPSKSHFHLMKGLVYPLLEAGHQVTWITTYPGTKPVQNLTYVDVSHLEKLVEHIDMNNNRFNGIHMVKQFAWNISRSALETPAVRNLLVKEKFDAVITEWFFSDVEAGYAATLQVPWIQLSGMVLHLHLEYLIDTVRSVPAIPSMGNDFDIPMNLWQRIRNSISYLFFTYYTVSDQSSKDNYETYFGPIASARGVPLPPFSEALHNISVLLVNQHSSFAAAQPTPPNVIDIAGYHIDETVPPLPKDLQDLLDSSPQGVVYFSMGSVVKSASFPEQTRVDLIKMFAELPYTVLWKFEEEMSGLPKNLHIRPWMPQSSILSHPNVKVFITHGGLLSTLESLNFGVPVIAMPVFGDQPTNARRSVRAGHALMVDLKGPDVAKNLKIALIEMLNNDKYYNRAKYISKIFRNRPVSNKKLIQHYVELAIESKGAYHLRSKSLLYSWYQLWMLDQLAVLLLALYIVLRVIKKVVSLFRKKENVGKGKKEKRN, via the exons ATGAAGACTGCAATCATACTTCTGGCTTTTATATCAGCGGCATACGGATATAAAATATTGTGCGTTCAAAATGTGCCTTCCAAGAGCCACTTTCATCTGATGAAGGGGCTGGTGTATCCTCTACTGGAAGCTGGTCATCAG GTAACATGGATCACTACCTATCCCGGTACGAAGCCGGTGCAGAATCTGACATACGTCGATGTCAGCCACCTAGAGAAACTTGTAGAAC ATATAGACATGAATAATAACAGGTTTAATGGAATCCACATGGTGAAGCAGTTTGCCTGGAATATCTCCCGCAGTGCGCTGGAAACTCCGGCAGTGAGGAATTTACTGGTGAAGGAGAAATTCGACGCTGTCATCACAGAGTGGTTCTTCTCTGACGTGGAAGCTGG CTACGCAGCCACACTCCAAGTGCCCTGGATCCAGCTAAGCGGCATGGTGCTCCACCTCCACTTGGAGTACCTGATTGACACGGTGCGGTCGGTGCCCGCCATCCCATCGATGGGCAACGATTTCGACATCCCCATGAACTTGTGGCAGAGGATTAGGAACTCCATCTCTTATCTCTTCTTCACGTATTACACAGT atcGGACCAGTCTTCCAAGGACAACTATGAGACCTACTTCGGGCCGATAGCCTCCGCGCGGGGAGTCCCCCTGCCCCCGTTTTCCGAGGCCCTTCACAACATCTCCGTGTTACTGGTGAACCAGCACTCCTCGTTCGCGGCGGCTCAGCCCACCCCGCCCAATGTGATCGACATCGCGGGCTACCACATCGACGAAACAGTGCCGCCACTGCCCAAG GATCTCCAAGACCTCCTGGACTCGTCCCCCCAGGGGGTAGTGTATTTCAGCATGGGTTCTGTGGTCAAGTCCGCGTCCTTCCCGGAGCAGACCAGGGTGGATCTCATCAAAATGTTCGCAGAACTGCCCTACACAGTGCTGTGGAAGTTCGAAGAGGAGATGTCAGGTCTGCCGAAGAACCTCCACATCAGACCCTGGATGCCGCAGTCTAGTATACTAT CCCACCCCAACGTCAAGGTGTTCATCACGCACGGTGGCCTGCTAAGTACCCTGGAGTCCCTCAACTTCGGGGTACCGGTCATAGCGATGCCAGTGTTCGGAGACCAGCCAACGAACGCACGCCGATCGGTCAGAGCGGGACACGCTCTTATGGTGGACTTAAAGGGGCCAGACGTGGCCAAAAATCTGAAGATCGCCCTCATCGAAATGCTGAATAACGATAA ATACTACAATCGCGCGAAATACATCTCGAAGATATTCCGCAACCGCCCCGTCTCCAATAAGAAACTAATTCAGCATTACGTGGAACTGGCGATAGAGAGCAAAG GGGCATATCACCTGCGCTCCAAAAGCCTACTCTACTCGTGGTATCAACTGTGGATGCTGGATCAGCTGGCTGTACTCCTACTAGCGCTGTACATTGTTCTAAGGGTAATAAAGAAAGTAGTTTCTCTGTTCAGAAAGAAGGAGAACGTAGGGAAAGGAAAGAAGGAGAAGAGAAACTGA